A region from the Bactrocera dorsalis isolate Fly_Bdor chromosome 1, ASM2337382v1, whole genome shotgun sequence genome encodes:
- the LOC105221775 gene encoding U6 snRNA-associated Sm-like protein LSm7 — protein sequence MAEKPKTSGGNDGKEKRRKESILDLSKYLEKQIRVKFAGGREAAGILKGYDALLNLVLDNTVEYLRDVDEPFKLAEETRSLGLVVCRGTALVLICPQDGMESIPNPFITQDA from the exons ATGGCAGAGAAGCCAAAG ACTAGCGGCGGCAACGATGGTAAGGAAAAGCGGCGCAAAGAATCCATCTTGGATCTTtccaaatatttggaaaaacaaatCCGAGTTAAATTTGCTGGTGGGCGCGAGGCAGCAGGCATATTAAAAGGATATGACGCGTTACTTAACTTAGTCCTAGATAATACCGTTGAGTATCTAAGGGACGTAGACGAACCATTTAAGTTAGCTGAAGAAACACGTAGTTTAGGTTTAGTTGTATGCCGAGGGACTGCATTAGTGCTCATTTGTCCTCAAGATGGTATGGAATCCATACCAAATCCATTTATTACACAAGAtgcataa